The Paeniglutamicibacter sulfureus genome includes a region encoding these proteins:
- a CDS encoding NAD(P)-dependent oxidoreductase, translated as MSKPRIGFIGLGNMGTPMSARLLEAGYTVIGTDLSAENRARLVASGGSAVQSTGEVAALADVLILMLPNSSIVESVLESDGAAAALPQGAIVVDMSSSEPLRTRALAERLAISGGPTLVDAPVSGGVGGAVTGKLTIMAGGDAETIETLRPILEVLGKVRHTGEVGSGHALKALNNLLSATHLLVTSEAMAAGKEFGLDPQTMLEVFNSSSGRSGSTENKWPNFILPGSFDSGFGLALMLKDMKIAASLAESLGRPSQLGARAVELWGQAATELDPASDHTEIARWAASKD; from the coding sequence ATGTCTAAGCCACGCATCGGGTTCATCGGCCTCGGCAACATGGGCACGCCCATGTCCGCACGCCTGCTCGAGGCCGGATACACCGTCATCGGCACCGACCTGTCCGCCGAGAACCGCGCCCGGCTGGTGGCCTCCGGAGGAAGCGCGGTTCAAAGCACCGGCGAGGTCGCGGCCTTGGCCGACGTGCTGATCCTGATGCTGCCGAACTCCTCGATTGTCGAGTCCGTCCTGGAAAGCGACGGCGCCGCGGCGGCACTTCCCCAAGGCGCCATCGTGGTGGACATGAGTTCCTCCGAGCCCTTGCGCACCCGCGCACTGGCCGAACGCCTGGCCATATCAGGCGGCCCCACGCTCGTCGACGCCCCGGTGTCCGGCGGCGTGGGCGGAGCCGTCACCGGAAAGCTGACCATCATGGCAGGCGGCGACGCCGAGACCATCGAAACCCTGCGCCCGATCCTTGAAGTCCTGGGCAAGGTGCGCCACACCGGGGAGGTGGGCTCGGGCCATGCGCTCAAGGCCCTGAACAACCTGCTTTCCGCAACCCACTTGCTGGTCACCTCCGAGGCCATGGCCGCGGGCAAGGAGTTCGGGCTGGACCCGCAGACCATGCTCGAGGTCTTCAACTCCTCCAGCGGACGCAGCGGTTCCACCGAGAACAAGTGGCCCAACTTCATCCTGCCGGGCAGCTTCGATTCGGGCTTCGGCCTGGCCCTGATGCTCAAGGACATGAAGATCGCCGCAAGCCTGGCCGAGTCCCTGGGCCGTCCCTCGCAGCTCGGTGCACGTGCCGTCGAGCTCTGGGGCCAGGCGGCCACCGAGCTGGATCCGGCCTCGGACCACACGGAGATTGCCCGCTGGGCGGCGTCGAAAGACTGA
- a CDS encoding flavin reductase family protein, translated as MTEQMSSHFYRPAEGHRLPHDPFNAIVGPRPIGWIGTLSPAGVRNLAPYSFFNAFSYTPPLIGFSSTTRKHTARNAQLSGEFTWNLVTRPLAEQMNATSTTADVDEFVASGLEAADSVDISAPRVAASPVSFECRVSDVIELRGADGHTSPGVLTIGEVIAVHIDEALIREGIYQTALAQPVLRAGGPSAYFEALAQGRFDLVRPR; from the coding sequence TTGACTGAACAGATGAGTTCGCACTTCTACCGCCCAGCAGAGGGCCACCGGCTTCCGCATGATCCGTTTAATGCAATTGTCGGGCCGCGTCCGATCGGTTGGATTGGAACACTTTCCCCTGCCGGGGTTCGCAACCTCGCACCGTACAGCTTCTTCAATGCGTTCTCCTACACGCCACCACTCATTGGCTTCTCGAGCACCACCCGCAAGCACACCGCGCGCAACGCCCAGCTGAGCGGTGAGTTCACCTGGAACCTGGTCACGCGCCCCCTCGCAGAGCAGATGAACGCAACGTCAACAACGGCCGACGTCGATGAATTCGTCGCATCCGGCTTGGAGGCCGCTGATTCCGTTGATATCAGTGCGCCGCGTGTCGCGGCCTCGCCAGTGAGTTTCGAGTGCCGGGTCAGTGACGTCATTGAATTGCGTGGTGCAGACGGGCACACTTCTCCCGGTGTGCTCACGATCGGGGAAGTCATCGCGGTGCACATCGATGAGGCCCTGATTCGCGAGGGTATTTACCAGACGGCTCTCGCCCAGCCTGTCCTGCGTGCAGGCGGGCCAAGTGCCTACTTCGAGGCCCTTGCCCAGGGCCGCTTTGATCTCGTGAGGCCCCGCTAG
- a CDS encoding N-acyl homoserine lactonase family protein, with protein sequence MLETNARATPAHTARSTNIRMWGLDSPKMTIDAAHLVVGAEGTVQIPLPAYVIEHEQGLVLFDTGMDPRVCEDPALVYGDRPETSMISGTPEQRIDRQLAKLGYRPEDVTHVVLSHTHADHSGGLYLFPQAKFYAGPGELQWAAGPGPATAHLFNPGDFSDEVMDFTWTTVQAPVFDLFGDGAIQIHHTPGHTPGELSALVRLPSQNVILTGDTVHLREAVEWDEVDPSDWDYGEARASITKLKELRDAENARLWIAHDPRDWEDFGGALRELS encoded by the coding sequence ATGTTAGAAACAAACGCACGGGCCACGCCCGCGCACACCGCACGTTCCACCAACATCCGCATGTGGGGCCTGGACTCGCCGAAGATGACCATTGACGCGGCGCACCTGGTGGTCGGCGCCGAGGGCACCGTTCAGATCCCGCTTCCGGCCTACGTGATCGAACACGAACAGGGCCTGGTGCTCTTTGACACCGGCATGGACCCGCGAGTGTGCGAGGACCCGGCATTGGTCTACGGAGACCGCCCGGAAACCTCCATGATTTCCGGCACGCCGGAGCAGCGCATCGACCGGCAGCTGGCCAAGCTCGGCTACCGTCCCGAGGACGTGACCCACGTGGTGCTCTCGCACACCCACGCCGACCACTCCGGCGGACTGTATCTCTTCCCGCAGGCGAAGTTCTATGCCGGGCCCGGCGAACTGCAATGGGCGGCGGGCCCCGGTCCCGCCACCGCGCATCTGTTCAACCCGGGCGACTTCTCCGATGAGGTCATGGACTTCACCTGGACCACCGTCCAGGCGCCGGTCTTTGACCTGTTCGGCGACGGCGCCATCCAGATCCACCACACGCCCGGGCACACCCCGGGCGAATTGAGCGCACTGGTTCGCCTGCCGTCGCAGAACGTCATTCTCACCGGCGACACCGTGCACCTGCGCGAAGCCGTCGAATGGGACGAAGTGGATCCCTCGGACTGGGACTACGGCGAGGCACGTGCGTCCATCACCAAGCTCAAGGAATTGCGCGACGCGGAGAACGCCCGGCTGTGGATCGCCCACGATCCGCGCGACTGGGAGGACTTCGGCGGGGCCCTGCGGGAGCTGTCCTGA
- a CDS encoding alpha/beta fold hydrolase produces the protein MSNTAPHADAAARTVRTGGFFLSGDVNDADSQPWQLGPAWVQWEAPASGTSGLPFVFVHGGGGQSTDWLGVSALAPGWAVQAVEAGFPAYLMDRPGHGRSPYDPARLGARTSFPDYAGVAAVFVPPAASGDSATPNPAWAWGRKPGSKELDALVASSGGMLLDTALGQELDARRLVDLLKIIGRSVLLTHSAGAAAGWLAASRVPELVQAVISVEPLGPPFRDLGARGSLEFGATAVPLEGDRLDSIPVLVVSGAASGRGDADKETTDFLRTQGAVATHLSLGNEGIAGNGHGLVFEANNHDVFQEVLDWIEGLQKDHHGNPQRVPEPQYINHEG, from the coding sequence ATGTCCAACACCGCACCTCACGCCGATGCCGCCGCGCGCACGGTTCGGACCGGGGGATTCTTCCTTTCGGGCGACGTGAACGACGCGGATTCGCAACCCTGGCAGCTGGGCCCGGCATGGGTCCAGTGGGAGGCTCCGGCGTCCGGGACCTCGGGGTTGCCGTTCGTTTTCGTCCATGGCGGTGGAGGACAATCCACGGACTGGCTGGGGGTCTCGGCTTTGGCTCCGGGCTGGGCGGTCCAGGCGGTTGAGGCGGGATTCCCCGCCTACCTGATGGACCGGCCCGGCCACGGCCGTTCACCTTATGACCCCGCGCGGCTGGGAGCGCGCACGTCGTTCCCGGATTACGCGGGAGTCGCGGCGGTGTTCGTCCCGCCGGCGGCCTCCGGGGATTCGGCGACGCCAAACCCCGCCTGGGCCTGGGGGAGGAAACCCGGCTCGAAGGAACTCGACGCATTGGTCGCCTCCTCCGGCGGCATGCTGCTGGACACGGCCCTGGGCCAGGAGCTCGATGCCCGTCGCCTGGTGGATCTGTTGAAGATCATCGGGCGCAGTGTCCTTCTCACGCATTCCGCCGGGGCCGCGGCCGGGTGGCTTGCGGCCTCCCGGGTCCCCGAACTGGTCCAAGCGGTCATCTCCGTCGAACCCCTTGGTCCGCCGTTCCGCGACCTCGGTGCAAGGGGCTCCCTGGAATTCGGGGCCACTGCCGTGCCGCTGGAAGGGGACCGGTTGGATTCCATTCCCGTCCTCGTGGTGTCCGGGGCAGCCTCCGGACGCGGCGACGCGGACAAGGAAACAACCGACTTCCTGCGCACCCAGGGTGCAGTGGCCACGCACCTGTCGCTGGGAAACGAAGGCATCGCAGGCAACGGGCACGGACTCGTGTTCGAAGCCAACAACCACGACGTCTTCCAGGAAGTCCTGGACTGGATCGAAGGCCTCCAGAAGGATCACCACGGAAACCCGCAACGGGTTCCGGAACCGCAATACATCAACCACGAGGGGTAG
- a CDS encoding cytochrome P450, translating to MSVPSTQEVIEAPVSDYDAFSLESLHDVHGHDGAQREIAPVVYMEKYDYYAITRFAEIQKALRDWRTFSSTDRPFYAPSPFRPRTLILEDPPEHTASKGAVMRVFDEGNLKKMGEYFKAEAERLLDQMLADGPADIDAFDDLSVKYILKVFPDVLGLPEGGRELLLKFGDAVFNVFGPPSELQKQKLESGAVAIDWVEENTARERQSEGGIGWQLYQMADEGKVSEHTAQQILKSIFAAGFDTTTASIASMVRAFADNPAEWQKLRENPSLVDNAWEEAIRFYPASRYGGRVAIKETVLGGVRIPEGAKILTMWLGSGRDPRQFVNPNEFHVDRDMARGHLSFGFGIHTCAGNVVARLEATTLLRAMVERIEKIELVGEPRQTVNYQAFGHDSVPVRLTPVAR from the coding sequence ATGTCAGTACCATCCACACAAGAAGTCATCGAAGCGCCAGTTTCCGACTACGACGCGTTTTCGCTCGAATCGTTGCATGACGTCCATGGACACGACGGCGCGCAGCGGGAAATCGCGCCGGTCGTGTACATGGAAAAATACGACTACTACGCGATCACCCGCTTCGCCGAGATCCAAAAGGCCCTTCGCGACTGGCGGACATTCTCCAGCACCGACCGTCCGTTCTATGCCCCGTCGCCTTTCCGCCCGCGCACGCTGATCCTCGAGGATCCGCCGGAGCACACGGCGTCCAAGGGAGCCGTCATGCGCGTCTTTGACGAGGGCAATCTCAAGAAGATGGGCGAATACTTCAAGGCCGAGGCCGAGCGCCTCCTTGACCAGATGCTGGCCGACGGTCCGGCGGACATCGACGCCTTTGACGACTTGTCGGTCAAGTACATCCTCAAGGTGTTCCCCGATGTCCTGGGCCTGCCCGAGGGAGGCCGCGAACTGCTGCTGAAGTTCGGAGATGCGGTCTTCAACGTTTTCGGTCCGCCGAGCGAACTCCAAAAGCAGAAGCTGGAAAGCGGTGCGGTGGCCATCGACTGGGTAGAGGAGAACACCGCGCGCGAACGCCAGTCCGAGGGCGGCATTGGCTGGCAGCTTTACCAGATGGCCGACGAGGGCAAGGTCTCCGAACACACGGCCCAGCAGATCCTCAAGTCGATCTTTGCCGCCGGGTTCGACACGACCACCGCCTCGATCGCCTCCATGGTCCGTGCCTTTGCCGACAACCCGGCCGAGTGGCAGAAGCTGCGGGAGAACCCGTCCCTCGTGGACAACGCGTGGGAAGAAGCCATCCGCTTCTACCCGGCCTCGCGCTACGGCGGCCGCGTGGCCATCAAGGAAACCGTCCTGGGCGGGGTCCGGATCCCTGAAGGTGCCAAGATCCTCACCATGTGGCTCGGCTCGGGCCGGGACCCGCGGCAATTCGTGAACCCCAACGAATTCCATGTCGATCGGGACATGGCCCGTGGCCACCTCTCCTTCGGTTTCGGCATCCACACCTGCGCCGGCAATGTGGTGGCACGCCTTGAGGCCACGACCCTGCTGCGCGCCATGGTGGAGCGGATCGAGAAGATCGAACTGGTCGGGGAGCCGCGACAGACGGTGAACTACCAAGCGTTCGGGCACGATTCGGTCCCGGTCCGGCTGACTCCGGTCGCCAGGTAA
- a CDS encoding SDR family NAD(P)-dependent oxidoreductase, which translates to MPGIEDFAGKVAVVTGGASGIGYALAQRFLEEGMSVAIADVEQSALDSAVASLSAKGRVIGVPTDVRDIEAVENLARTALEQLGRVDVVCNNAGVETGGSFLSISESAWRWVMDVNFFGVLNGCRVFLPLLEANGGGHIVNTASVAAFNSGTATMTPYCASKFAVLGMSECLEVELRTAGSNVGVSLLAPGPVKTRMVDAERNRPQDVAQANEEGRVKVMERLAAVTAQSGLEPAVVADQVLEAIRNNTFFVLPHPDMATAGIQRRMDWMATGTPPPVRQAGS; encoded by the coding sequence ATGCCCGGAATCGAAGACTTTGCGGGAAAGGTCGCCGTAGTCACCGGGGGTGCCAGCGGGATCGGCTACGCCCTGGCCCAGAGGTTCCTGGAGGAAGGCATGTCGGTGGCCATCGCCGACGTCGAGCAGTCGGCGCTGGATTCCGCGGTGGCATCGCTCAGCGCCAAGGGCCGGGTCATCGGTGTCCCCACGGACGTGCGAGACATCGAGGCCGTCGAGAACCTCGCGCGCACCGCCCTGGAGCAGCTGGGCCGCGTCGACGTCGTGTGCAACAACGCCGGGGTGGAAACCGGGGGCAGCTTCCTGTCGATTTCCGAATCCGCCTGGCGCTGGGTCATGGACGTGAACTTCTTCGGCGTGCTCAACGGCTGCCGGGTGTTCCTGCCACTGCTTGAAGCCAACGGTGGCGGGCACATCGTCAACACCGCTTCGGTTGCCGCCTTCAACTCGGGCACCGCCACGATGACCCCTTACTGTGCGTCCAAGTTCGCGGTACTGGGCATGAGCGAATGCCTCGAGGTCGAGCTGCGCACGGCGGGTTCCAATGTGGGCGTTTCGCTGCTGGCCCCCGGGCCGGTCAAGACCCGCATGGTCGATGCCGAGCGCAACCGCCCGCAGGATGTTGCGCAGGCAAACGAGGAGGGCCGCGTCAAGGTCATGGAACGGCTCGCCGCCGTCACTGCACAGTCCGGCCTGGAACCGGCGGTTGTCGCGGATCAGGTGTTGGAAGCGATCCGGAACAACACGTTCTTCGTCCTGCCGCACCCGGATATGGCAACCGCCGGCATCCAGCGCCGCATGGATTGGATGGCCACCGGCACTCCACCGCCGGTGCGCCAGGCCGGTTCCTGA
- a CDS encoding FAD-dependent oxidoreductase translates to MSTESSSVPPTVLVVGAGPVGILNALGLARAGVNVKVFERGLDIAMAPRAMVYHWSVLDGLARMGLLEDATERGFLKQDYTYKVHKTGEEINFGLGSLEGIVEHPHNLHLGQNVLVQIALEHLAKYPNAEVHWGHKFTSLVQDEDSVTATFQTQTGETEVRGTWLIGADGAGSKVRAAVGIDFEGVTWPERFVATNIRYPFEAEGYSQTTMLIDDTYGAIISKIDNSGETGLWRYTYCEDAALPEESVSDRMPGFFAQIVQDPDKVVVDAFSPYTMHQRSASSYRANRVLLAGDSAHATNPTGGLGLTSGLFDTYVLAEALAAVVAGEADESVLDDYATERRRVFTEIVSPAASNNKKLVYHSDDQEALEGQLENLRRLETDKEAVVQRLLFPKSLETKSLIGAW, encoded by the coding sequence ATGAGCACCGAATCCTCATCCGTCCCGCCCACCGTCCTTGTTGTAGGTGCGGGACCCGTTGGCATCCTCAACGCACTGGGCCTGGCCCGGGCGGGTGTCAACGTCAAGGTCTTCGAACGCGGCCTGGACATTGCCATGGCCCCGCGGGCCATGGTGTACCACTGGTCGGTCCTTGACGGACTGGCCCGCATGGGCCTGTTGGAGGACGCCACCGAGCGCGGATTCCTCAAGCAGGACTACACCTACAAGGTCCACAAGACTGGAGAAGAAATCAACTTCGGTCTCGGTTCCCTCGAAGGCATCGTGGAGCACCCGCACAACCTCCACCTGGGACAGAACGTCCTGGTCCAGATCGCGCTGGAACACCTGGCCAAGTACCCCAACGCCGAGGTCCACTGGGGACACAAATTCACCTCCCTGGTCCAGGACGAGGACTCGGTGACGGCCACCTTCCAGACCCAGACGGGCGAGACCGAGGTCCGTGGCACATGGCTGATCGGTGCCGACGGCGCAGGCAGCAAGGTGCGCGCGGCCGTGGGCATCGACTTCGAGGGCGTGACCTGGCCCGAGCGCTTTGTTGCCACCAACATCCGCTACCCTTTCGAGGCCGAAGGCTACAGCCAAACGACCATGCTGATCGATGACACCTACGGTGCCATCATCTCCAAGATCGACAACTCCGGCGAGACGGGCCTGTGGCGCTACACCTACTGCGAGGACGCCGCACTTCCCGAGGAATCGGTGTCCGATCGCATGCCCGGCTTCTTCGCACAGATCGTCCAGGACCCGGACAAGGTGGTGGTCGATGCCTTCTCGCCGTACACCATGCACCAGCGCTCGGCCAGCAGCTACCGTGCGAACCGCGTGCTGCTTGCCGGGGATTCGGCTCACGCCACCAACCCGACCGGTGGCCTGGGCCTGACCTCGGGCCTCTTCGACACCTACGTGCTGGCCGAAGCCCTGGCCGCGGTTGTTGCCGGGGAAGCCGACGAGTCCGTGCTCGATGACTACGCCACCGAACGCCGCCGTGTTTTCACCGAGATCGTCAGCCCCGCGGCCAGCAACAACAAGAAGCTCGTCTACCATTCCGATGACCAAGAGGCACTGGAAGGGCAGCTCGAGAACCTGCGCCGCCTGGAAACCGACAAGGAAGCCGTTGTTCAGCGCCTCCTCTTCCCCAAGTCGCTGGAAACCAAGTCCCTGATCGGGGCGTGGTAA
- a CDS encoding PDR/VanB family oxidoreductase: MTVQSPARTDALVYRAPLQVLAKKDASDCVTELELVDPSGEVLPAWKPGAHLEIHLPSGLSRQYSLCSSPTDSGSYRLGILKDPNSRGGSQEVHEKIEAGDILEVTGPRNHFPLVESAEYHFIAAGIGITPMIPMMEEAERNGKDWKLTYMGRSRTSMAFWSELADKYPGKVDIRPDDECGFPDLAALTGTPREGVKIYACGPEGLLRALESLTAESWPAGTLHLERFAPKPVVAAAKTSFTVKLALSGIDIEVPEDRNIVEVAEEAGAPVIFSCMEGTCGTCETRIISGQADHRDSILSDEEKESNEMMMICVSRSACDVLELEI, from the coding sequence ATGACCGTCCAAAGCCCCGCGCGCACCGACGCGCTTGTCTACCGCGCACCGCTGCAGGTGCTGGCCAAGAAGGACGCCAGCGACTGCGTCACCGAGCTTGAACTCGTTGATCCGAGTGGAGAGGTTCTTCCGGCATGGAAGCCCGGAGCCCACCTGGAAATCCACCTGCCTTCGGGACTCAGCCGCCAGTACTCGCTGTGCTCCAGCCCCACGGATTCCGGAAGCTACCGCCTGGGCATCCTGAAGGACCCGAACTCCCGCGGCGGATCGCAAGAGGTCCACGAAAAGATCGAGGCCGGCGACATCCTCGAGGTCACGGGCCCGCGAAACCACTTCCCGCTTGTCGAATCGGCGGAGTACCACTTCATTGCCGCCGGCATCGGCATCACGCCCATGATCCCGATGATGGAAGAGGCCGAACGCAACGGCAAGGACTGGAAGCTGACCTACATGGGCCGCTCCCGCACCTCCATGGCCTTCTGGAGCGAACTCGCCGACAAATACCCCGGCAAGGTCGACATCCGCCCCGACGACGAATGCGGGTTCCCGGACCTTGCCGCACTCACGGGGACTCCCCGTGAAGGGGTCAAGATCTACGCCTGCGGTCCCGAGGGCCTGCTGCGCGCACTGGAGTCCCTGACCGCCGAATCCTGGCCCGCCGGAACACTGCACCTGGAACGATTCGCACCCAAGCCGGTCGTCGCCGCGGCCAAGACGTCCTTCACGGTCAAGCTGGCCCTGAGCGGGATCGACATCGAGGTGCCCGAGGACCGCAACATCGTCGAGGTGGCCGAGGAAGCCGGGGCTCCGGTCATCTTCTCCTGCATGGAGGGGACCTGCGGGACCTGTGAAACCCGCATCATCAGCGGACAAGCAGACCACCGCGACTCGATCCTGAGCGACGAGGAAAAGGAGTCCAACGAAATGATGATGATCTGCGTTTCGCGTTCCGCCTGCGACGTCCTTGAACTCGAGATCTAG